GCTTTATTAATTGTACGAGTTGTATCGTGGTCGGTTTTCgcgataaaatgttttatgacaAACCTAAGTAAGCAAAAACTTCGACCTACGAGATAACTCGTTGTTGGCAGCGAAcatgttaaaatcattaagggaagaaacaacattcaatttagtttgtactttttgcaatcgatgcagacaatttttatcttgcataaagatccgcagtctagtaataagcaAAATTGCGAACGCACTGGTATATGTCCTCATGGTATTTCGCGCACGCTTTCACCGACAGATGCTGATCGCTCACAATATTTTGCAAACGGTGTTGCAGCATCGTCAGTTGGCCGCGTATGAGTATCATCAGGCTGCTGATCAGAGTGTCGTTCGCGTAGTGCATGTACGTGAGCGCTATCAAACTGCTAGTTTGATGACAGTAAGTCACCGTGTACACGGCCAGATGATTGTAGTCGTACGGCAGCCACACACGCGGATTCGCTAGATTTCTATGCTTCAAATCTTTCTCCACCGACGAGACCATACCCACCAACAAGTACACATTGATCACCAGGAGGAACACCAGCGAAGTATTTCTGCGAAGTCGTAGTCATTTTACTGTGGATGGAATATTACACTCCTACAATTATTTTCTACaaatagaaaagaatggtgactaaataattgattaacaaaactgtatgcatgaaaatttaaccattgtatTTTATTCTTAAATCGGCCACGAACTTATGCGATCATCTGATATAATACTATGTTTAAATAttcctaatatttttgctactTTAAACAACACCTCCTCATTAttgtcaaaaattttatttcattttaaaagaaAGGAGTAACTCGactgtgactcgttaaaatacggcacgggattaatattaaaaataatattcaacTGCAGCTGCCCATTTCTataataaacgcataaaattcgaTCTAACACATAATGGAGGAATAGTTAACTTACTCGATCTCTTTGTCGAATTTCATTTTGATTCTCCGCTCCTCCTCGTTCGCGGGCTTGAAAGGCTCCCTCTCCATCTTGTGCAGTAGGAACAGTATGTCGTCCCGTCTCCCCAAGAAGTTGAGCATCTTATAAATCGCAATCATCATCGCGACAGTAATGTAAAAATTGTCGCAGAACTCTGCCTGGGTCTTGACGTTGAATAGTATGTCGAGAACCGACGACAACATCAGAGTCTGCATGGGCATCATCATTAGGAACGAGTACACTTTGTACAGCCTCCTCTTGGCTGTGGATGTCCAGCTGGCTGGTGGTAGACAGCCCAGAACTGTAAAAGCTAAGAACGTGTATCTAAACGCGGTCATTGTCAATGTTCATTTGAAACAAATTCAGTCTTATACGTTCAAGAGATATTTTCCCGATTGCTTTGGCACTTTGAAAACAAGAGACTTTTATTCACGTAAACAGAAATGCTCCATTCTGTTTCTTTAGGTATCGAGTTCGAGGAGGTAATCGTTCCGACAGGATAAGTGTAGTGCACGCGACGGGATTTCCTGCGTTACTGACGGGACAATTGGTTTTCCATTAGAGCTCCCTGCAGTCGACTTCTTCAGCGATGACTTCACTTCCGATAGGGAGAGTATGTTATTACGGTAATTATTTATGAGCACGCGACATGTGCAATTGCCATTTCGAGAACAAGATCGCGAGAACCCCTGCAGTTCGACATTTTCTTTCAGCCAGCTAATACACGGGAGAGTTgcgttgaataataaaattgccGACGAACGCGATGACTGCTAGCAATTTTTGCGGACAATTCGGCCTCTAAAGGGATGCGATAGAAAGGTTCTTCTACTGTTTTGTTGAACAGTCTGCGTTGTTCTCGACGTGGCAAGTTGCTCTCCGCTGCTACAGTGTTAAGTATACTtgcatttgaatttatatttacttGCGTTATTTATAACTACTTcgatattaaaatagttcaatttttcaattgctgGCTGCTTGTTACCCTCCTTGTAGAACGTTGTAGGCAGAGTAGGAGGTCTTGAGCACCTAtgataaatacaattatttatggaattaaaaaatattgcacGCTCCATTcattgaataaggagatcgatttGCACTCACTGTCATGAAAGAGTCCAGATTCATCGACACAATATGCCCACTGGTGAATTGCATGGGGAATGTGGATCTGATCATAATCATCAACAGAATTTTCTTCGTAGTCTCGTCCAAGCTCACCCAGTTGCTATTCATGATAAAAACTGGAATCTCCAGGCTCTAAAATCAAAAGTTGCGTTAGATTATGAGGGGACAGAGGGAAGTTCAATTTCCCACCTTCAGCTTGACTTCGTTGCCATACCAGCAGTAGTAAAATATCTGCATCAGCATGCAGAATGCATACACCAAAGTCTCGAGCGTTTTCGATGCTATACCCATTTTCACGATACGGTAAAAGATGAAACAGATGAGCACCATACTGGACAGGAACTGAATGAATAGAACCACGCGAAAGCCCTTGTTCACCTTCTCGACGAGCCTACAATCGTTCAAAATCGTATCAGAATATTTGTTAATTTTACACCTTCACTGCAGTTGTCATTAATTAAACACAATCCGTACCGGCTACAAAATGTGTCGgatatacattgttttataaaaattacaagacagaacttatttagattcttcacaATCACTTTATTGAATAGTTTCTGATGGGAACatctttgtaatttcaataattaaaaaattaaaaatgtgaaaCCGTTGATtttaccggtcgtggtacggttagtgttaacacCAGACAGAACCTTTAATTGACGGAATAATCTTTACAAATCGCTGCACAAAATTTGTGTTCGCACTCTAATCACAATTTTTGAAGAACGATAAAAACTTACTCGAACAGAAAGATATGATGTCGGACGCACTGCTTCGCCGATTCCTTCTGATCTCTGTTGATGTTTCGCAGGCGATGTCCAAGGATCTCCAGCTGACTGTATATGCAGAACATCAGCCCGCTGAACAGAGTGTCAAAAGCGACGTTCATGAAAGACCCGATGAACACGCTAACAGCTTGGTGAGCGTAAGTGATAGTGTACAAAGTTGGAGACGAATAATCGTATGGTATCCAGGCACGGAATGCTAGCGCTCTGTTCTTTGGATCTCGGATCAACGAGGTGATCCATATTATCACTCCGCACGTGCCGAACATGCTCATGAATAATATTGTCAGTTTCCTGCAATAGGGAAAATGTTAATTCAAAATCAAACTCAGTGAAAATTAATCCACTTTTCACATTGAAGCAAGCATTGAAATTTAGAGCAACGAAATCACTAGGCTTCCATTTTTTTCAGCGATCATTCTGTTTCTGAAGCAATCTAGAATCAACCAATCTCCGGAATATTAAAGCAAGCTCTGATTGAAATTTcctaaaatttttgtttattacaGTCTAAAATTGTGAGAGTACATTAAAA
The sequence above is drawn from the Lasioglossum baleicum chromosome 8, iyLasBale1, whole genome shotgun sequence genome and encodes:
- the LOC143211160 gene encoding odorant receptor Or1-like, translating into MQTLMLSSVLDILFNVKTQAEFCDNFYITVAMMIAIYKMLNFLGRRDDILFLLHKMEREPFKPANEEERRIKMKFDKEIENTSLVFLLVINVYLLVGMVSSVEKDLKHRNLANPRVWLPYDYNHLAVYTVTYCHQTSSLIALTYMHYANDTLISSLMILIRGQLTMLQHRLQNIVSDQHLSVKACAKYHEDIYQCVRNFAYY
- the LOC143211161 gene encoding odorant receptor Or1-like, with translation MSMFGTCGVIIWITSLIRDPKNRALAFRAWIPYDYSSPTLYTITYAHQAVSVFIGSFMNVAFDTLFSGLMFCIYSQLEILGHRLRNINRDQKESAKQCVRHHIFLFECKINKYSDTILNDCRLVEKVNKGFRVVLFIQFLSSMVLICFIFYRIVKMGIASKTLETLVYAFCMLMQIFYYCWYGNEVKLKSLEIPVFIMNSNWVSLDETTKKILLMIMIRSTFPMQFTSGHIVSMNLDSFMTVLKTSYSAYNVLQGG